The following is a genomic window from Kiritimatiellales bacterium.
GCCGGTGCCGGTGTTGCTCGTAGTCTCCACTTCCGATTCTTTGGGAATGACAATATAGGGCGCCGACCCCGCTTTTTCCAGTGCCTCTTCCAAAAGTTGACGGCTTTGCGGGTCGTAGCTGGAATATTTCCCCACGCGCTGGGGCATTCCGAAGATTTCCAGCCATTGCGCGTAATCCCCGAAACCGCCGCGCTTCCAGATGGCAAAAGGCGCGGTTTTGAGCATCAGTCCGAAATCTTTCTTTTTGCCTAAAACCAACAGGTGATCATCCCCCGCGTAGGGGATGCCCTCCGGGTCGTTGGCATTCCGCAGGATGGACTGTGTTTCAAGGCTGATGTGTGCGGCCTCGATCGGTTCAAATTTGAACCCGTCGGTGAAATCAAATTCCCCCGCAGCCCTGCCCCAGAAAAGGGTGTGCATTATGGTGGTAATCAACTCCTCAAATGCCAGCGAATCAATTACATCAAACATCTCCGGCACCTCCTGCCCGGCGGCATCCTGAAAGGAGACCGCCGCGTTGGTAATCGCCAGGATGCGCTTCTCCACCGCGTCCCCCAGCACGCCGTCGATCAGTAAATCTTCGTAGAGGTCGAAGAGCGGTTTCATCCGTCCCAAATCGGCAGACCGGAGGGCGGTTCGCCAGTTTCCCACATCCACAATGCGCCGGGAGGGCGCTTTGATTACAAGTTGCTGAACTATTGTTGCTTTTTTTGCCATGTCAAATTTTTTTAAAAATGTTGAACTTTTTTCGGGTTACTTCCGTAAATAATTGTCCCGGTTCCGCCATCGCCGCCGCCGGGTTTCGCCGGCAGGTCGGCGGAGATGTCGCCTTTCTGCACCGCCTTCAACCAGGCAATTGCGCGCTCGTAGCGATCCTGCCGCAGTTGCAGCTCCACGCCGGCATTGCATAAAACAAGAAAATGCCAGGTGGCGATGTCTTTGACAAAGGTGAGCAGCAGCGCATTGCGATTCTTGCCGCTGGCGTTGAAAGTTGCCGCAATATCGTAAGCAGGCAGATAGCCCTTTGCCTCCGAGATTGCCGCATCAATTGCCGCCTGCACGATGGTATCGTCCTGGCGACTGATCACCTCCACATTTTCATTGTAGAGATGAGTTTTTAATTCGGGAATTGTTAAAAATGCCATATCTTTTTTTATAAAAATTTCAATTTCTTCCGGTGTTTTTCAGTGAACCGGTGGTTTTCGGTGAACCGGTGGTTGAGTTCATCGAAACCACCCGCTCCTTAGAAATCCCCCGGTACGTGTCGTAAAACTCAAATTTCCGCATTTTCGTAACGTTCACATTGCGGCTCCAGGCGCGGTTTCGTTTCAATTGCTGGATGTCGGTGCGGTTCAGTACCCGGTATTTCCCGCCTATAAAATACACGCGGTACCGCCGCCGGTTTTTTTTGCAAAGCCGGTCGGCTTTTCGGATTGCCCTTTCCAGGGCTGCCGGCCGCCCTTTAAACCGGATATAAAAGGCTTTTAAACGGGAATAAAATTTGATTTTCATGTCAAAATTTTTTGATGGATTTCCGCACGCCGACGGTGAAATTCCCCTCATTTAGGGAAATAATTTTCTGATTGCAAATAAACACCCCGCCCTCGATACAGTCGGGGCCGTCGGCAGGGGCGGGCAACCGCGGACTGATTAACAAAAACTGCTCCTCTAACCGCACCATGTGCGGGTTGTTCCGCTCTTTTTCGTTCAGAATCAGCAGTCCCTGACGGTTAATTGGTTCCAGGTTCCCTTCAATGCGCGAAAATTTGTCCGGTTTTTTCCGGTCATCGCCCTGAATGCCGATCACGCCGTGTTTTTCTGCTTTTTTGGAAAAGAGCGGAATGAAAACCTGCTCATAAAACGGGTCTTGCAACTTGTTGTTTTCTATGTAATTGTAAACGACCGTCCGGTAATTGACATAATTTTGCAGGTAATAATACCAGTTCACAAATTCGTCGTTCACCACCTTGTCAAGATAGCCGGTGATTACGTAAAACTTCCCTTCAAAAATTCCAATCAGGAAGAGGCTTTTGTAGCTGGCTTGCTTGCTGCGCGAGTTGGAAGGCGCCGGATCGCCGTAGGCAATCAGGAAACGGAATTTTGCCAGGGGCGGCACGGGACCCCAGTGCATTTCCGTGAAAATATCCCCGGCGCTCACCGGGTTGTTAAAATATTCCTTCTGTCCGCTGGCAGTGCTGATTTTGCTCAGGATTTCGTCAATATCCTGCTCCGAATTCTTTTCCGGCCAGCTGCTTTTTCCGTTTTTTCCGCGGATGTTAACGATGTCCGTGTGGTTTGCCCGCTCGATGGCGCGGGTGATGCAGCAGTCCTTCGCAATGATGTTGCCGTTGAAGATGATCCGGTAGTTGCCGGAGATGCTGACGGTCGGGATGAGCGCCTGCTCAATCCACTCCCATTTTTTCTGAATCCGGTCGGGGTTGCGGGTCTCCTCGTCGGTGTCGATGTCGTCCACTAAAATGAAATCGGGGCGGTACGCTTCGTTTCGCGTTCCGCGGGGCGACTGCCCGGCGCCTAAGCTGCGGAATGAAACGCCGCTGGTGAGCGTGAACTCGCCCGATTCCCAGCTTCCAGGTTTCTGCTGATTTCCGTAATCATGGCGGATCCGCTGGTTACTTTCAAATTCCAGCCGGAAAGGGGTGAGCAGCCGCTCGGCGTTGTCGCCCGAATTAGAGATCAGCAGCATGTTTTTGATGTCGCCGGTGAGTGCCAGGTAGATCACTTCAAACATGCTGCGCACCGATTTTGCCAGCTCCCGGCTCCAGGCGCGCACTTCGTACCATCGTTTATTTTTCAGCAACCGGCGGGTGGCGCGGAGGTGAAATTTTGCAGGCGGCGACTTGTAGTAGTGCGGAAAATAATAAGCAAACCACTTTTCCGGCGCGGCTTCCAGTTCGGCAATCCGCTTCCGTTGCGCGGTGATGTCTTCAAAAGGATCAATCGCGGTGGCCTGCGTGATCTGCTTTTTGAAATCATCCCATTTCCGCAGCGCCTCTTTATCGGTGAGCTTTAGTTTTTTGCTCATTTTATCTTGTCTTTAATGAAGGCATCAAACAGCGGCGTGATCTGCTGCACGGCGGTGAAGTCGATGCTTCGCAGCCAGTGCAGGAAATTTCGGAAGGTGCCCACGATGTCGCTCAGCCCCACATCCGTCTCCATTTTCTCAATGGAATTGGCAATCTTGCTGATGGTGTCCGCTTCGCCGGGGGTGGCAAATCGCTGACCCTCCTCCCGGTTGGCGATGCTTTTGTTCAATTCGGCAAGCTGCCGGTAGAGGTTCCGCAGCTGCTCTTCTTTGGTGATCGTGATGCTTACTTTCAGCTCTTCCCATTTTCCGTCGCGCACCCACTTCACCATGGTTTGCGGGGAAATACCGACACGCTCGGCGACTTCTTTCTGCGTAATATTTTCAGAGGTGAACAGGAGTTGCGCCCACTCCTTTTTTTGTTTCATTGTCAAAGATGCCATATCTGTTTGTTTTGCAAACAAACATAATGTGTTTCAATTCAACCGGCGGATTTCTCCGCAAGCCTTACGCCTTTTCTCACAAGGCTTACAAAGAAATTTTACTCTTTGAAAAACAAGTTTTTGATTCGTAAAAATTTTGAAAAGCGCATGAAAAAAACATTCGTACTTCACGATGAATCGGTAAATACTTACGGCATCCGGTTGCTCACCTCCGGGGCCAACCTGGAAGAATTCCGCAAAAACCCAGTAATGCTCCTGAATCATAACGACTGGAGCATGCCGATCGGGCGTTGGGAAAACATCCGGGTTGAAGGCGGCAAGATTCTGGCCGATCCGGTTTTCGACGATCAGGATGTTACCGGTCGCGAGGTGAAGGGGAAAGTGGAGCGCGATTTCATTCGTGCCGCTTCGATCGGCGCCTGGCCACCCGAGGAGGTTAATGACGATCTGACTTTGAAACTTGAAGGGCAGACCGGTCCCACAGTTACCAAATGGACGCTGCGCGAGGCCAGCATTGTTACCATCCCGGCAAACCACAACGCGCTGGTTTTCTACGACCGGCAGACCGGCAAGCCGATTGACCTCACCGATGCCGGGGAGCTGATCCGGCTTTTCGACAATCCCGAATTGAAATTTAATAAAAATAAAATTTTGAAAATGAAAGAATTGACAAAAATTCTGAACCTGGCAGACAACGCAACCGAAAGCGCTGTTGCCGAAGCCGTGCGGCAGGTGATTGCCGACCGCGACCGGCTGAAAGTCGAAAACACCACGCTGAGCGACCGCATTGATGCGGTGAACAAAGCGGAAAAAGAAGCCCGGAAAACGGAAGCCACCGCCCTGGTGGATGCCGCAATCAAGGATGGGCGCTTAGATGCAAAGGCAAAGGAGAGCACCTTGAAGCTTTTCGACGCCGACCACGACAGCGCAAAATCGCTCGTTGAAAATCTGCCAAAAAGACCGAAAGTCACGAAACAGATTGAGCAGTCCGAAGGCGCCGATGCCGTGGAATTGGCCGATTTGCAAAAGAAATCCTGGAGCGAAATTGACAAGGAAAACAAGCTTTCCCTGTTGAAAGAAAAATACCCTGACCTCTACGCGGTCAAGTTTAAGGATCGCTTTGGCGTTGAAGTGAAAAACGATTGAAATTCAGTTTCTGTATTTTCTCCTGGCAACCCCGGCTCCCGGTTTGGGAGCCGGGAACCGGGGAAACAAATTTTTTAAAAACGAAAAAATGAATTGGATAAGAAGAAATGAGGACGGCACGCACGTGGTGCAGAATTTTGCAGTGCCCGCCGGCACAACGTCGGAAACGATCCCCTTCCCGGTGATGCAAAGAACGAAAATCAGCCAGACGGCTTATTTTGAAGAAAACAATTCTGCGGAATCGCTGGAGATTGCGGTAACCGGCGGAAAAACGTTCATTGAACTGACTGACACCGTGGACGATGACCTGACCATTGACCTGGCGGTTGCGCCTAACGTGGGCGCCGGTTCGAAACTCTATCTGAAATTTTCCACCGATGCCACCCAGCGCACGATTACGCTGAATGACGGATTTCCCGGCGGCGGGATTGAAATCAAAAATACCGACGGCGCCGAGGATTTTTTCCTGCAATTTGTGCACAATGGGGAAAACTATGTGCTCACCGCCGCGGGCGGAACCGTGAGCATTCAGAAAACAGTCTATTACAATGTGCAGAAACTCAACATCGAAGCCGGTGAGGTGGAAATTGAAGACCTGGAAAATTACACGCTGGTTGTAATTGAAGACACAGTGAATGATGATCTGGAGGTGAAAGTCAATGTCGCGGGATTGCAGTCCGGCGCTTTGCTGAACATCAGCTTCACGACCGGTGCGGTCTCCAAAACTGTCAGTTTTACCGACGGATTTTATGGAGCGGTTACGCACACCTTCACGGTGGCCGAATCCGTTTTCGCGCAGTTCATTTTCAACGGCGACGACTTTGTGCTCGTCGCAAAATACAATTACACAGAAGCTTAGTAACAAATTTTAAACTTTTATAACAATGAAAAAAATTCTCTTGATTCTCAGTGCGTTGTTATTCAACGTGCTTGTTGGCGGCGCGCTTGCCGCCGCCTCTGGGCTGCCCCCTGTGGCAGTCATCGGCGCAGGTTCTGCGCTTAGTTTGCTTATGCCTTCCATGCCCGGCATAATGCCGATGGCCGTGCAGAAGGAAATCTGGCTGGCCAGTATCGTGGAGGGGTTGTTTGCCGATAACACGTTTATGAGCAAGGCATTCAGCGCCGACGAATTTGTAAATCAGGGGCGCACGGTGCACATCCCCAACGCCGGCATTCCGCGGACTGTTACAATTAACCGCAACTCCTTCCCGGCTACGATCGAGCACCGCACCGACATCGACGTGGATTTCGATTTAGACGAATTCACCACCGCACCGGTGCGCATCCCACATGCCGACACGGTCGAGCTTTCCTATAACAAGCGCGAAAGCGTAATCGGCCAGGATCGCAGGGCGTTATTTGAAGCCGTTGCGAATCACTTTACCTGGTTGTGGGCGCCTGCTTCAACGCAGCATGTGAAAACCACGGGAGGCAATGCGTCAGCACACCTCCCTTCTGCCACCGGAAACCGGAAGAAAGTAAAGGTTGCCGACATCCGGCTAATCATGGATAAGTTCAATCAGGACGATGTGCCGCAGGAAAACAGGTATCTGCTGCTGGATGCGATTATGTACGGGCAACTCCTGGACGCGCTCACTGACAAAGAACTGGTTGCATTTCACAGCCAGGCCGACCCTGCAAACGGGGTGGTTGGCAAGCTGTTAAGCTTTAATGTGATGATGCGCAGCAAGGCGCTCCGTTATGACACTTCTTTTGCAAAGAAGAAATGGACGGATGCGGGCGCAACGACCGACAATGCCGGCGGACTGGCATGGCACATTGACAGCGTAGCCCGCGCTTTGGGCGAAATTGTCATGTTTGGAAATGAAAGCGATCCGCTATTTTATGGGGACATTTACAGCTTCCTGGTACGTGCCGGCGGCACGATTATGCGCGACGACAAAAAGGGCATCATCGCCCTGGTTCAGGACACTTAATTTTTAGAAATTATGGCAGAATTAAGAAGTATCGGATTAACAAGCATCGAATTTGGCGACATTGCCGGGGATGGCGATATGGGACAGAACCTCTCCGCGTTAGGGGTAACCTATCAGGATACCGCCGAGTTAGTGCGCGATGATCCTGAAATTACCGAAATTTATTCGGAAGAAAACGACGAGCCGGAGGAGGTGGTTGAAGTGAAAGGCCCCGCCCGGCTGCGGTTCAGCATCCTGAACATTGACCCCACCACCGCCGTCCGTATTTTAGGCGGCGAAGTCGCCCTGGATGGCTCCTACGAAGCCCCGGTGGCAAAGGAACCGGTGGAGCAGAGCTGCAGGATTATTACCAAAACGGGGTTGCAGATTGATATTCCGCGCGTGAAACTCTACGCAAAGGAAAATTTCCAGTTTCGGAAAAAAGGGGTGTTGCTGATTGACATCGAGGGGCGTATCCTGACCCCGACAAAATCTGGCATTCCGCCGATCAAATGGGCAAACACGAAAAATGATACATAATGCAGAGCGGCTTGCCGCAGAAACGATTCTCGAAAAGGGGGTGAGGGTGAAGCTACCCGCCCCCTTTTTTTTCAGATTGTTTTTCAAAAAAACGATTCATTTCACCTTTCGTCCTTCCCGGTTGGGTACGCTGATGAAAGTGAGCCAGATCGCTTTGAAAAATGAACTGAATATTTTTGAGCTGCGCGATGCGCACTTGCCCGGAGTGCATGAAGCGATTCTGAAACACGCGCCCACACTGGCGCGACTGGTGGCGGTGCTGTGGTTAGACCGGAAGCGGAGGTTCTTCCTGATTCCGTTAATGACCAGATTTTTCTTGTGGAACCTCACCTCCCGGAAAATGGCAGAAATTGTATTTGTGTGCATGCTCTATGCACCGCTTGAGGATTTTACGACTTCTATCAGATTATTCCAGGCGCTGACGACGAGGATCGTTGGGCCGAAGAATCTGAGCCACGGAAAAAAGGGGAGTTAAAAGGCCGCATTGATGGCCTGCATAGCCCCTGGGGAATGATTTGGACGATATGTTTTCAAACAGGCTGGACGGCGGATTATGTGTTGTGGGGAATTGCATGGAAAAATATAGAAATGATGGTGGCGGATGCGCCCCGCTGGGTGGAGGGAGAAACAATGCGGCGCGGGAAACCGATTGAAAATGAAAGCGATTTGGTAACTTTTTTAATGTAGAAAAAAAATGGCAATAGGGCCGGTTGACATAGAATTCGTGCTGAAAGGCGATGTCGATGAAAAAATGAAAAACGTTTCAGGCACGGTGCGCGGCGAAGGGCAGGCGATTGATGAGCAGTTCCGGCGGCTTGCCGGCAGCGGAACCGCCGCCTTTGAAGCCCTGGCAAAGTCAACCCAGATGCAGGCGGTGCAGTTGCAGCGGATCAACAGTCATTTGGATGAAAACGCAAAACATCAGGAACGCTTGAACAAAAAAATGGAGGAGGGGGTTATTTCGCAGCGCGATTACCAGAAAGCCACCGCCGCGCTAACCACCGAACGCACACTGCTGCAGCAGCAGGCCGCCAACTTGGAAAAACACATTTCCAAAGAGATTGAGGGCAACCTCCAAGTTGCCGGCTCCATCAACGACCTTACGCAGCGGTTAAGTAAGCTGCGGGACGAATACCGCAACTTGTCCGACATGGAGCGCAGCGGCGCCATCGGCAAACAGATGCAGCAGGAGATGAAAGACCTGGCAAAGAGCATCGAAGAGGCCGAAAGCGCCAACCTGGGATTTTTAGACACGCTGAAAAACGCACCGGGGCCGCTTGGGCAGACGGTGAGCGGCATTGAACGCATGACCCGCGCCGGGCTGAAATTTATTGCCACTCCGATCGGGGCGGTGATTGCCGCAATTTCCGCCGCGTTGATGGCAGTTACCAGCTGGTTCCGGCGCACCGAAGAGGGACAGAATGCCCTGGCAAAATCTTCCGGTTACTTCAAACAGGTGTTGGATGGTCTCCTGGATGTGGTAGATAAGGTGGGAAAATGGATATATGATGCATTCACCAAACCGAAAACCGCGCTGAAAGACCTGGTTGATTTTCTGAAAGGGCAGGTGATCTACCGGTTTGAAGCCCTGGGAAAAATGGCCTCCGCCATCGGCAAAATGTTCACAAAGGACTGGAAGGAAGGGTTCAACGACATGGCAAATGCCATGCTGCAGTTCCAATTGGGCGTAGACGATGCCGGAAACAAAATTGCTGAATGGGGCGCAAAACAGGTGGAAAACGCCAAAAAACGGGCAGAAATTGAAGATAAATTGTTCAAACTGCGCGTTGAGGAGCGCAAAGTGAATGAAGATATTTCCGCCACGGAGGCGAAAATCGCCGAACTGCGGTTCAAAGGGCGCGATTTTGAACTGCCGGAAGCTGAGCGGCTGGCGGCATTGCGCGAAGCGCAGCAACTCATTGAGCAGAATTATCAAAAGGAAATTGACATCGCCACCCGCCGGCGCGATCTGGTGAAGGAGCAAAAAGAGCTGTCTAACAGCAACGTGGAAGACAACGAAGAAATCAGCCAGCTCACGATCGGCATCAATCAGAAACATGCAGCGATGGCGAATGAGCAGCGGCAGCTCATGCGCGAAATCAAAACGCTCACTAAGCAGGTGGGCGACGCCTCCGTGGAGGGAATTCAGGCGTTGCAGCAGGAATTGGAGCAGTTGCAGAAAAAGATTCTGGACGCCGATTCGGAGCAGCAGAAGATCATCGCCCGGCGGATTATTGAGCTGCAAAAGGAACTCGACCTGCGCATCCAGATTGCAGACGAAAATCTGCGCGCCACCCGCAATGCGATGTATGGCTCCGACATTGTGCCCGAGCGCATGAAGCCGGTTACGCAGAACATTGACGAATCGTTTGCGAAGTCAAAAGAGATTGTGAAGGAAACCACGATTGAGGTGGAGAAATTGCGCCAGAAAATTAAACAGAACGAGGAAAATGTAAAGTCCTGGCTCAAAGCCTGGCACGATGAGAAATTGCAGAAATTTCTGCAAACCTCCCAGCAGATCCTTGGCATTGCCGGGCACATAGTCGATAAATATAAGGAGCAGCTTGGGTTGACCGAAGAGCAAGCGAAGGTGATTGATGATTCGTTACAAATGATGTCGGGCATTGCCGACATCGCTTCCGGTAATGTAGTGGAAGGGGTGGCTAAAATGGTCGATTCCGCCATCAGCATGTTTGTCAAAATCCCGGAAGAGATGAACGTGCGCTTTGAGCAGTTGCAGGAAAACATTGAAAAGGTGCTGCGCAGCATCGACATCGCTTCGCGCTCAATGATAAATCTGGGGAAAAACGATGTGTTGAAGGCTTTGGGCGTAGTGAATCAGCAGTTTCAGCAGGTGGCGAAAAGTGCGCGCGACCTGAACGAAGAGCTTGCCGGGAAAAGTTACGGCCCGCGCCGACCCGGAACTTCGGTTTATTATGAAAACATCCGCCGGGATGTGGCAGATTTGAATGAAGAAATTGAAAAACTGACCGAACACCTGCTGCGCGGCCAGCTTAGTGATAAGCAGCGCATTGCGATTGAAGCGGTGTTGGAAAGTTACAACGCCCTGGTTGCGCAGATTGACCAGATCACCCGCGACCTCACCGGTACCACCGTCGGTGAACTTTCCGACACGCTGGCAAATGCCTTCCTGTTAGGCATTGATGCCGCGGAAAGCTGGGGCAGGGCGGTGGATGACATCATCAAGCGCGTCATCACGCAGCAACTCACCGCCGCCATGATTGCGGGACCGGTGCAGGAAGCAATTGATAAGTTAATCAAAGACACGGACGGCGGACTAACCACCAACGAGGCGGAGCGGTTCAAGGAAACGATTGAAAATCTGGCGGAAAGCGTTGCTCCGGCCTTTGAGCAGGCGCGCCAGGCGTTGGAAAGCATCGGCATCGACATGGGCGGGCAGGCAAGTCCAGCAGGCATGGTGGGCGCAATCCGCGCACTCACCGAAGAAACCGGCGGCATGATCTACGGCCAGCTGATGGGCATCCGGTATGACATCAAGGAAATGATGAGCAGAACCGAGCGGAGCGATGAGGATATTCAGACAAATCTGAGTTACATGGCGGAAATTGCCCGGAACACGCGGCACAACGAAAAGCTAAACAGCATCGACGACCGGCTCCGGGAAATGAATATTTTATTAGCAAACATTTAAAAAGGAGAAAAATGAGTAAACACAAAATTTTGACTTTCACCCCGGTATGGCAACGACCGGAAGTCTTTGAAATCTGCCTGGCCGGACTGGAAAGGCTGAAAAATTACAAACCGGAGAAATTTTACATCCGTCCGTTTTTTATTGTATCGGAATTCCGCGCAGCCCGGATGGTGGAGGAGTACGGTTATGATTATATTTTATGGCAGAACCTGCCGTTGGGCGCAAAGAAAAACGCCGGATTGCGCTATGCCATGGAGAATTATCAGTTTGATTACCTGATGGAAGTGGGCAGCGATGATATTATTGCTAATGATTATCTGGACTTCATTGCGCCGGAACTGGAAAACAAAACGCCGCATTTTGTCGCAAACAAAGTCTGGATGTTTGATGTGGTTCTGGGGAAATCGGCTTATGCCAAAACCGACAAGATCATCGGTGCGGGGCGGTGCATTCACTACGATGCCCTGAAATCTTTTGCCCCGGATTACGAATTGTGGGAGCCGGAAAAAAACCGCGGCCTGGATACCAGTTCCTGGCAACGGCTTCTGCAGACGAATGTCAGTTGCAAGCTGCTGGATACGGAGGATCATTACACCCTGGACATTAAGTCAAACGTGAATATTCACCCGATCCATGCCTTTCATGTGCTCCCGGATAGTTCAGAAATGTTGGCAAATTTTCAGGAATGTGGACAGATTTGGGCGCTGCATGAGCAGCTCCGAGAAACGATATCCCCGGATGCGCTGAAAGAACATAACGCCTGGAATAATTTGCGCGGTGAAGAAAAATTGTTGGTTGAATTTTTACAAAAAATATGACCATTTCGGGAATTGATATTGACATTTTTGGATTGAAGCTGATTAAGCTCCAATCCTGGTACGACCTGCCGGCGCGGAAAAAAATACTGAGCATCCCGGCTTTCGGTGAAAATGATGTAAAATATGAACCGCGCCGCGCACTCGTGCGGCTTTTCGGGAAATATGATGACCTGGACGAACTGGCCGCCGGGGTGAACGCATTTCGTGATCTCCTGGAAAGCGACACGCAACACGACTGCGTGATCGGCGGGCGGAATATCAGTTTCCCCGGCGTGGTGGCCGGTGGTTTTTCCACCACCATCAAAAAAAACACGGTGCAGATTGAGTTGCTAATTACAATTTTGGAGACATGATCTGGAAGCTTGACAATACGGATTTTGCAGACTACCACGTGCGGGTTACCCGCGCGCAGGGGGTGCTCGATATGCCCCGGCTGCGCGATAACAGCCATGATTGGTTAGACGAGGATGGCAGAGATTACTGGGAGGAGCTTGCCGACCTGAAATTTCAGGATCGGGAAATTATTTTGAATTGCTACATTAAAGCCGGTTCGGAAAGCGAATTTCAATCGCGTTTAAAAACGTTTTATAACGCCTTGAAAGCGGAGCAGATGCGGCTGCTTTCTCCGCCATTTGGCGACCCGGTAAATTGCTACCTCGACAAAGAGGTGCTGATTGACCGCCGCACAAAATATGTTACGAAATGGCAATTGGGCGTTTTTGTGCTCCGGTTCACCGTGCCCGGCGACCCGGAAGGGATGCCCGTGGAAATTAAACGGTGGACGGGCAGCGAAACCATCATTCCTGCAGTTGTTTTTACCAACAATTTGCGGGTTAACAAAACGTTGCAAGGCGACATCTACGCCACGCTTTCCTTTGAATCGCCGGAAAAATTGCCACTGAAATATTTCGACTACATTCAGGTCAATTCCAACGGGGTGCACAATGACAACTTCCACCTGGCCACCGAACCTGCTTTCCGAAAGCTCTCCACAAATAAATATGTCTATGACCTCCGCCTGGAGCACCAGAGCGCCTGGCTGGATAGTTCCAATTTCCTAAATCTGAACGAAGAAGCGGAATTCTATCTTCACGCCAATCTGGAGGAGATCATTGACTTGATTATTGACAACCACAACCGCCGCTGGTGGGGAAATTTCGCAAAAGGGAGCATTTTCGCCACCGAACGCCGGTTGCACAAA
Proteins encoded in this region:
- a CDS encoding HK97 family phage prohead protease; the protein is MKKTFVLHDESVNTYGIRLLTSGANLEEFRKNPVMLLNHNDWSMPIGRWENIRVEGGKILADPVFDDQDVTGREVKGKVERDFIRAASIGAWPPEEVNDDLTLKLEGQTGPTVTKWTLREASIVTIPANHNALVFYDRQTGKPIDLTDAGELIRLFDNPELKFNKNKILKMKELTKILNLADNATESAVAEAVRQVIADRDRLKVENTTLSDRIDAVNKAEKEARKTEATALVDAAIKDGRLDAKAKESTLKLFDADHDSAKSLVENLPKRPKVTKQIEQSEGADAVELADLQKKSWSEIDKENKLSLLKEKYPDLYAVKFKDRFGVEVKND
- a CDS encoding phage protein Gp36 family protein, with the protein product MAFLTIPELKTHLYNENVEVISRQDDTIVQAAIDAAISEAKGYLPAYDIAATFNASGKNRNALLLTFVKDIATWHFLVLCNAGVELQLRQDRYERAIAWLKAVQKGDISADLPAKPGGGDGGTGTIIYGSNPKKVQHF
- a CDS encoding DDE transposase family protein, whose translation is MKQKKEWAQLLFTSENITQKEVAERVGISPQTMVKWVRDGKWEELKVSITITKEEQLRNLYRQLAELNKSIANREEGQRFATPGEADTISKIANSIEKMETDVGLSDIVGTFRNFLHWLRSIDFTAVQQITPLFDAFIKDKIK
- a CDS encoding DUF935 family protein, with product MAKKATIVQQLVIKAPSRRIVDVGNWRTALRSADLGRMKPLFDLYEDLLIDGVLGDAVEKRILAITNAAVSFQDAAGQEVPEMFDVIDSLAFEELITTIMHTLFWGRAAGEFDFTDGFKFEPIEAAHISLETQSILRNANDPEGIPYAGDDHLLVLGKKKDFGLMLKTAPFAIWKRGGFGDYAQWLEIFGMPQRVGKYSSYDPQSRQLLEEALEKAGSAPYIVIPKESEVETTSNTGTGSSGTSYDDFRRACNEEILITVLGQTLTTVQAATGARSLGEVHKEVEESKNKSDMRFVQRVLNSIVLPMLEKRG